From the genome of Pelobacter propionicus DSM 2379, one region includes:
- a CDS encoding heavy metal translocating P-type ATPase, with protein MTTTVMSITGMSCASCATRIEKAVTALEGVSTATVNLALQELVVTHDESSASADMISGTVEKLGYAVARPKPAGELTFGVRGLHCASCVNRLEAKLKQEPAIDSAMVNLATETAFVRFDPRRLDMAAIFALVSDAGYTPVEVRQEDTAARDDLRSQRNWMIFSLLLSLPIMFTMGMHHNRAVMQLNCLLATALQFSAGLVFYRGAWAALRNGSATMDLLVALGTSAAYVYSLLSYSGLLGPGHAVFFETSAMLIAFIRLGKFLEARARGKAGEALKRLLHLQSDRARLLTDEGEKEVPASLVRIGDMLLVRPGEIIPVDGEVVEGSSAVNESMVTGESLPVLKEAGDSVTGATINTNGVLRVRATRIGEETLLSQIVRMVREAQGDKAPIQRFADTVSSWFVPAVIILALITFSTWFLVLQAPFLTAFTFAIAVIVIACPCAMGLATPTAIMVGSGVALGRGILVKRGSALEIISRLEVLLLDKTGTLTTGIPTMTDLIPIRGVDQDRLLECLATAEACSTHPLSQAVLRAAAKAGIQPGQGGDIQEQAGYGITCSYAGFHLAAGNERLMEQEGVNLTPLAERSAELAQAGKSLIFVAAQGTLVGLAAFADTLKPHSKQAVQELRSMGIRTCMITGDHRDVATIVAEQVGVDQFEAQVLPERKQDLVKQYQQGGVITAMVGDGINDAPALAQADIGIAIGGGTDVAKETGDIVLMRDDLLDVVRAIRIGRATLAKVRQNLFWALAYNVLGIPVAAGLLSPLGITLKPEYAGLAMALSSVSVVVNSIMIRRVEREL; from the coding sequence ATGACCACAACCGTAATGAGCATAACCGGGATGTCCTGCGCCAGTTGCGCCACCCGGATCGAAAAGGCGGTCACCGCTCTGGAGGGGGTCTCCACGGCCACGGTCAACCTGGCCCTCCAGGAGCTGGTCGTCACCCACGACGAGTCATCCGCTTCCGCGGATATGATCTCCGGAACCGTGGAGAAGCTGGGCTACGCCGTGGCCCGCCCGAAACCGGCTGGCGAGCTGACCTTCGGGGTGCGCGGCCTGCACTGCGCATCCTGCGTGAACCGGCTGGAGGCGAAACTCAAACAGGAGCCGGCCATCGACAGCGCCATGGTCAACCTGGCAACGGAAACGGCCTTCGTCCGCTTCGACCCCCGGCGCCTGGACATGGCCGCCATATTCGCCTTGGTGAGCGACGCCGGTTATACGCCGGTGGAGGTGCGGCAGGAGGATACTGCCGCCAGGGACGACCTGCGCTCCCAGCGCAACTGGATGATCTTCTCCCTGCTGCTGTCGCTGCCGATCATGTTCACCATGGGCATGCACCACAACCGCGCCGTCATGCAGCTCAACTGCCTCCTGGCAACGGCTCTGCAGTTCTCGGCCGGCCTGGTCTTCTACCGCGGCGCCTGGGCGGCCCTGCGCAACGGAAGCGCCACTATGGACCTGCTGGTGGCGCTGGGAACCTCTGCCGCCTATGTCTACTCCCTGCTCTCCTACTCCGGCCTGCTCGGCCCCGGTCACGCGGTCTTCTTCGAGACATCGGCCATGCTGATCGCCTTCATCCGGCTGGGCAAATTCCTGGAAGCTCGCGCCCGGGGCAAGGCGGGCGAGGCGCTGAAGAGACTGCTCCACCTGCAGAGCGACAGAGCCCGCCTGCTGACCGACGAGGGGGAGAAGGAAGTGCCGGCATCCCTGGTTAGGATCGGAGATATGCTGCTGGTGCGCCCCGGAGAGATCATCCCGGTGGATGGCGAAGTGGTGGAGGGGAGCAGCGCGGTGAACGAATCCATGGTCACCGGAGAGTCTCTGCCGGTGCTGAAGGAGGCCGGCGACAGCGTCACCGGCGCCACCATCAACACCAACGGCGTGCTGCGTGTACGCGCCACCCGTATCGGCGAAGAGACCCTGCTCTCCCAGATCGTACGCATGGTGCGCGAGGCCCAGGGAGACAAGGCGCCCATCCAGCGCTTCGCCGACACCGTTTCCAGCTGGTTCGTGCCCGCCGTCATCATCCTGGCCCTGATCACCTTCTCGACCTGGTTCCTCGTCCTGCAGGCCCCCTTCCTGACCGCCTTCACGTTTGCCATCGCCGTGATCGTCATCGCCTGTCCCTGCGCCATGGGTCTGGCAACTCCAACCGCGATCATGGTCGGCAGCGGCGTTGCCCTGGGGCGCGGCATCCTGGTCAAGCGCGGCTCGGCCTTGGAGATCATCTCCCGTCTGGAGGTACTGCTCCTGGACAAGACCGGCACCCTGACCACCGGAATCCCCACCATGACCGATCTGATCCCGATCCGCGGCGTCGACCAGGACCGACTGCTGGAGTGCCTGGCAACGGCCGAGGCCTGCTCGACCCACCCGCTGAGCCAGGCCGTGCTCAGAGCAGCGGCAAAGGCCGGCATCCAGCCGGGCCAGGGGGGCGACATCCAGGAGCAGGCCGGCTACGGCATCACCTGCAGCTATGCCGGTTTTCACCTTGCGGCGGGGAACGAACGCTTGATGGAGCAGGAGGGGGTCAACCTGACCCCCCTGGCCGAAAGAAGCGCCGAACTGGCCCAGGCCGGCAAGTCGTTGATCTTCGTGGCTGCCCAGGGGACCCTGGTGGGACTGGCCGCCTTTGCCGACACGTTGAAGCCACACTCCAAACAGGCCGTGCAGGAACTGCGCAGCATGGGGATCAGGACCTGCATGATCACCGGCGATCACCGTGACGTGGCGACCATCGTGGCCGAACAGGTGGGCGTGGATCAGTTCGAAGCCCAGGTCCTGCCGGAGCGCAAGCAGGATCTGGTCAAACAGTACCAGCAGGGAGGCGTAATCACCGCCATGGTGGGGGACGGCATCAACGATGCCCCGGCCCTGGCACAGGCCGACATCGGTATCGCCATCGGCGGCGGCACGGACGTGGCAAAAGAGACCGGCGACATCGTGCTGATGCGCGACGACCTGCTGGACGTCGTGCGCGCCATCAGGATCGGTCGGGCTACCCTGGCCAAGGTCAGGCAGAACTTGTTCTGGGCTCTTGCTTACAACGTCCTGGGCATCCCTGTGGCGGCTGGCCTACTCTCCCCCCTGGGCATCACCCTCAAGCCGGAATACGCCGGGCTGGCCATGGCCCTCTCCTCGGTTTCGGTGGTGGTCAACTCGATCATGATCAGGCGGGTTGAGCGGGAACTGTGA